In Oscillatoria sp. FACHB-1407, a single window of DNA contains:
- a CDS encoding thiamine pyrophosphate-dependent enzyme: protein MRKSSAVKPKSPQEASSHLLELLRQMLRIRRFEDKCAELYSASKIRGFLHLYNGEEAVAVGVMQALQAGDAIVATYREHGQALAWEIAMTTMMAEMYGKLGGCCRGRGGSMHLFDRDKRFYGGNAIVGGGLPLAVGLALADKKLQRNHVTCCFFGDGAAAEGEFHEALNLAALWQVPV, encoded by the coding sequence ATGAGAAAATCAAGTGCAGTTAAGCCAAAATCTCCTCAAGAGGCTTCCTCTCATCTTCTGGAATTGCTGCGGCAAATGCTGCGAATTCGTCGTTTTGAAGACAAGTGCGCTGAACTCTATAGTGCTTCTAAAATTCGTGGTTTCTTGCACCTCTACAATGGAGAAGAAGCGGTTGCAGTGGGAGTGATGCAGGCGTTGCAAGCCGGAGATGCGATCGTCGCTACTTATCGAGAGCACGGACAAGCATTAGCGTGGGAAATTGCCATGACAACGATGATGGCAGAAATGTATGGCAAGTTAGGGGGGTGTTGTCGGGGACGGGGTGGTTCGATGCACCTGTTTGATAGGGACAAGCGTTTCTACGGGGGCAATGCGATCGTGGGAGGCGGTTTACCTCTGGCAGTAGGACTCGCATTAGCTGACAAAAAACTACAAAGAAACCATGTCACCTGTTGCTTCTTTGGGGATGGTGCAGCCGCTGAGGGTGAGTTTCATGAGGCACTCAATCTAGCTGCACTGTGGCAGGTTCCAGTGTGA
- a CDS encoding AMP-binding enzyme produces MVGELVKAFVALKSDYQPSDALKLELIGFARQKLGTAIAPKELEFQESLPKTRSGKIMRRLLKARELGLPEGDLSTLETD; encoded by the coding sequence ATGGTTGGTGAACTGGTAAAGGCGTTTGTCGCCCTTAAGTCCGACTATCAACCGAGTGACGCTTTGAAGTTAGAACTCATCGGCTTTGCTCGCCAAAAACTCGGTACCGCGATCGCCCCTAAAGAGTTGGAATTTCAAGAGAGCTTGCCAAAAACTCGGAGTGGCAAGATTATGCGGCGACTGTTAAAAGCACGAGAACTCGGTTTACCCGAAGGAGACTTATCCACCCTAGAAACAGACTAA
- a CDS encoding AMP-binding protein, with protein MLNETETGGIMIANYRTMEIRLGSMGRPVPGIEAAIVRRHEDGTVELIDKPNVDGDLALKPGWRSMFRGYLHDEARYQKCFVDGWYITGDLAMRDADGYFWFVGREDDIIKTSGHMVGPFEVESVLMEHPAVAEAGVIQTPSHGW; from the coding sequence GTGCTGAATGAGACGGAAACAGGTGGCATCATGATTGCCAATTACAGGACGATGGAGATTCGTCTTGGTTCGATGGGGCGTCCAGTTCCAGGTATTGAAGCCGCGATCGTGCGGCGACATGAGGATGGCACAGTTGAATTGATTGATAAACCCAATGTGGATGGCGACTTAGCTCTGAAACCGGGGTGGCGATCAATGTTTCGGGGATATTTGCACGATGAAGCCCGTTACCAGAAATGTTTTGTCGATGGTTGGTATATTACGGGCGATCTGGCAATGCGGGATGCAGATGGTTATTTTTGGTTTGTTGGGCGAGAAGACGACATTATCAAGACTTCTGGGCATATGGTCGGGCCTTTTGAGGTGGAAAGTGTGTTGATGGAGCATCCAGCCGTTGCAGAGGCCGGGGTGATTCAAACCCCATCCCATGGTTGGTGA
- a CDS encoding carboxymuconolactone decarboxylase family protein: protein MTALNNKHSYADQMKHVRSYTSKLSNALPDVMKNFYALSKASSSDGALDTKTKELIALAIAVATHCDDCIAFHTSSALKAGATPEEIMEMLGVVVFMGGGPALMYATHAMEAVEELQSSQ from the coding sequence ATGACTGCGTTAAATAACAAACATTCCTATGCTGATCAGATGAAGCATGTTCGCAGCTACACGAGCAAGCTGTCGAATGCGCTGCCTGATGTCATGAAGAATTTTTATGCCCTCAGCAAAGCGTCTTCCAGTGATGGAGCGTTGGATACCAAAACCAAAGAACTGATTGCATTGGCGATCGCCGTTGCCACGCACTGTGATGACTGCATTGCTTTTCACACCAGTTCAGCCTTAAAAGCAGGTGCAACCCCAGAAGAAATCATGGAGATGTTGGGGGTAGTTGTTTTTATGGGTGGGGGACCAGCGTTGATGTATGCAACACACGCGATGGAAGCCGTAGAGGAACTGCAATCATCCCAATAA